The following proteins are co-located in the Paenibacillus sp. JNUCC32 genome:
- a CDS encoding copper amine oxidase N-terminal domain-containing protein — MKKLVLFTFAVLCSSILLLPTNEAAAAVKSPKGTQVVVNNHDLDSKDIFIKNNQVFFSLTSLKDLGGLTFAWNNTAKQATVKGGDTNLQLTMNNKVAQKNGSPVSLSTAPFVQNGKTMIPLRFVAEALDGSVTWNQKTRTAFVSKPSAKLLTDFKSSALSTARNAAINLPRVSQLTEDFKPIMEASSLQYYFPENTHDRFIEVNNNVLRYYKITKNTAYLKWQASISEKTTTQDNLYFINRSFAKENGSLPNFKDTTFANFRWMPHITSTGYGLITKENWNDVVFKQAELPQVNLKENYIIVDIPEEK; from the coding sequence ATGAAGAAATTGGTATTATTTACCTTTGCTGTTCTATGTTCTTCGATTTTGTTACTTCCAACCAATGAGGCAGCCGCAGCAGTAAAAAGTCCAAAAGGAACACAAGTTGTTGTGAATAATCATGACTTAGATTCAAAAGATATTTTCATTAAGAACAATCAGGTATTTTTTAGTCTGACTTCACTCAAAGATTTAGGTGGCTTAACGTTTGCCTGGAATAATACTGCCAAGCAAGCGACAGTGAAGGGGGGCGACACAAACTTGCAGTTGACTATGAATAATAAAGTAGCACAAAAAAATGGATCTCCTGTTTCATTAAGTACTGCTCCATTTGTTCAAAACGGTAAAACAATGATTCCCTTACGTTTTGTTGCAGAAGCATTGGACGGTTCAGTAACTTGGAATCAAAAGACCCGAACGGCGTTTGTTTCAAAACCAAGCGCGAAACTGCTGACTGACTTTAAGAGTAGTGCATTAAGCACGGCCAGAAATGCTGCAATCAATCTTCCTAGAGTATCACAGCTCACGGAGGACTTTAAACCAATTATGGAAGCATCCAGTCTTCAATATTATTTTCCGGAAAACACCCATGACCGATTCATCGAGGTCAATAATAATGTACTCCGCTATTATAAAATCACGAAGAACACTGCTTATCTTAAGTGGCAAGCTAGCATTAGCGAAAAAACCACTACGCAAGATAACCTTTATTTCATAAACCGCTCCTTTGCAAAAGAGAACGGTTCCCTACCGAATTTTAAAGATACGACATTCGCCAACTTTCGCTGGATGCCTCATATTACTTCTACTGGATATGGTTTAATCACTAAGGAGAATTGGAATGACGTTGTTTTTAAACAAGCCGAACTTCCTCAAGTTAATCTAAAAGAAAACTATATTATTGTTGACATTCCAGAAGAAAAATAA
- a CDS encoding sensor domain-containing protein, which translates to MARTVASFVQNGYFLLFTFVTGLFYFCFYLVAIILGLSLSFTVVGVPLLANVLRTTTAFLQFERVQTKIYMDITTEPCVKAVIPKVSNWLQAKKELLNRRNWIAIGWLMLKFPVGILSLISAALLYVAPPVLIAVPFLYPFISLSILGATVDTFAKAMMVSATGIVLMLVSCWLADRLARWIGGYTRLMIKHVNR; encoded by the coding sequence ATGGCAAGAACCGTCGCCAGTTTTGTTCAAAACGGCTATTTCCTGCTGTTTACTTTCGTCACCGGATTGTTTTACTTCTGCTTTTATTTGGTTGCCATTATTCTGGGTTTGAGTCTTTCGTTTACTGTCGTGGGCGTTCCTCTCCTGGCTAACGTTTTGCGCACGACAACTGCCTTCCTGCAATTCGAACGAGTACAAACCAAGATCTATATGGATATCACCACCGAGCCATGTGTTAAAGCTGTCATCCCGAAAGTATCCAACTGGCTCCAAGCAAAAAAGGAGTTGCTGAACCGACGCAACTGGATCGCTATTGGCTGGCTGATGTTGAAGTTTCCGGTAGGGATTTTAAGTCTGATCAGTGCGGCCTTACTCTATGTGGCGCCGCCTGTATTGATTGCGGTTCCGTTCCTCTATCCGTTTATCAGCCTTTCCATTTTGGGTGCGACGGTAGACACGTTTGCCAAAGCTATGATGGTATCGGCCACAGGGATCGTACTGATGTTGGTGAGCTGCTGGCTTGCAGACCGCTTGGCGCGTTGGATAGGCGGCTACACGCGTCTAATGATCAAGCATGTGAACCGGTAG
- a CDS encoding SMI1/KNR4 family protein, protein MDNTSLKSLVKEKEIHETYEVASKEDIEKTENDLNYKLPKSYCDFVSQFSNGAFLYMIQEVSAVGDGNKQILSIQRLSLQRMTSVETHKMINIREGGSVEIGHLIPFSLDHNGIAWCFIASQMKNEEYKVAYFDSHNPRLYGIMDNFNEWLKVLINNREEVIRTLYDDNVISTELGLG, encoded by the coding sequence ATGGACAATACCTCATTAAAATCCCTTGTTAAAGAAAAAGAGATCCATGAAACATATGAAGTAGCATCGAAAGAAGATATAGAAAAAACTGAAAATGATTTGAATTACAAACTACCAAAATCCTATTGTGATTTTGTATCACAGTTTAGCAATGGTGCATTTCTGTACATGATTCAAGAAGTAAGCGCAGTAGGAGATGGAAACAAACAAATCTTATCGATTCAGAGACTTTCTTTACAAAGAATGACGAGCGTTGAGACTCATAAAATGATCAATATTAGAGAGGGTGGTTCAGTGGAAATAGGCCATTTAATCCCGTTTTCTCTAGATCATAATGGAATTGCATGGTGTTTCATTGCGAGCCAGATGAAGAATGAAGAATACAAAGTTGCTTATTTCGATAGTCACAACCCCAGATTGTATGGAATCATGGATAATTTCAATGAGTGGTTAAAGGTTTTGATAAACAATAGAGAGGAAGTAATTAGAACCTTATATGACGATAATGTGATTTCTACGGAACTAGGGTTGGGATAA
- a CDS encoding MerR family transcriptional regulator translates to MYTVKEAAQITGLTEHAVRFYTDKALVPSVQRNENNIRLFDEESINWLHGIKCLKQSGMPIDVIKMYIDLCLEGDSTIPQRYRLMMEHKEAALAKLEEAKQHVAHLEEKTALYQAILENRSPDTMNPAHWGRIQHMHGDVFYSRSAR, encoded by the coding sequence ATGTATACGGTCAAAGAAGCCGCTCAAATCACGGGGCTCACTGAGCACGCCGTGCGCTTTTATACGGATAAAGCTCTAGTGCCAAGCGTACAACGCAATGAGAATAATATTCGATTATTCGACGAAGAATCGATCAACTGGCTGCATGGCATCAAATGCCTCAAGCAATCCGGGATGCCGATCGATGTCATAAAAATGTATATCGATTTATGTCTCGAGGGGGATTCTACCATTCCACAACGCTACAGACTCATGATGGAGCATAAAGAAGCTGCGCTCGCTAAGCTCGAAGAAGCCAAACAGCACGTTGCCCATTTGGAAGAGAAGACGGCACTGTACCAGGCCATTCTGGAGAACCGCTCACCAGACACGATGAATCCCGCCCACTGGGGCAGAATTCAGCATATGCACGGGGACGTGTTTTACTCGCGCTCTGCTCGTTAG
- a CDS encoding phosphotransferase enzyme family protein, translating into MIREIEEQFTEEILTEAIKRYDINKDTVRSLGGYESFVYEYQKNNAFFILKISHTIRRSRNNIRGEIEFLNFLSNKGLTVSNAVPSTRGNMVEEIAAEIGSFLAISYEMALGKEVSDEDWNESLYEKWGEFMGKIHHATKSYEWSNPAFKRQAWDQEVQLKAEKYLRPDDVMISIVKERLTKLTSLPKSKDTYGLTHTDFHQSNFHLHNGDIYLFDFDDCGYTYFVNDIGITLCYALFFPYKEFENKTGYYRLFFRHFMKGYLKENTIQEEEIEYLQESIKLRYVLQYIYFHQANDVSNLDEESMNRLKELQQIAASDEPMLPIDFVHEFKSIYNSIH; encoded by the coding sequence ATGATACGTGAAATTGAAGAGCAATTCACTGAAGAGATCCTTACCGAAGCAATAAAGCGATATGACATTAATAAAGACACTGTTCGTTCATTGGGCGGTTATGAAAGCTTTGTTTATGAATACCAGAAAAACAACGCATTTTTCATATTAAAAATCTCACATACAATTAGAAGATCGAGAAATAATATACGGGGTGAAATTGAATTTTTAAATTTTTTGTCGAATAAAGGACTGACAGTTTCAAATGCTGTTCCATCGACCAGGGGTAATATGGTTGAAGAAATTGCTGCAGAAATTGGTTCGTTCCTAGCCATTTCATACGAAATGGCTCTTGGAAAAGAAGTGTCGGATGAAGATTGGAATGAATCGCTTTACGAAAAATGGGGCGAATTTATGGGGAAAATTCATCATGCCACAAAGAGTTACGAATGGAGTAATCCGGCGTTTAAACGACAAGCCTGGGACCAAGAAGTTCAATTAAAGGCGGAGAAGTACCTGCGACCTGATGATGTAATGATATCAATTGTAAAAGAAAGATTAACAAAACTTACTTCTCTGCCGAAGTCCAAAGATACATACGGTTTGACTCATACTGATTTTCATCAAAGTAATTTTCATCTGCATAACGGAGACATTTATTTGTTCGATTTCGATGATTGTGGTTATACGTATTTCGTAAACGATATTGGGATTACATTGTGTTATGCACTTTTTTTTCCGTATAAGGAATTTGAAAATAAAACGGGATATTATAGATTGTTTTTCCGCCATTTTATGAAAGGATATCTGAAGGAAAATACAATCCAAGAAGAAGAAATAGAATATTTACAAGAGTCTATTAAACTTCGTTATGTATTGCAGTATATTTATTTTCATCAAGCAAACGATGTGTCAAATTTGGATGAAGAATCAATGAACAGGTTAAAAGAGCTTCAACAAATAGCCGCTTCTGATGAGCCTATGCTGCCGATTGACTTTGTTCATGAATTTAAAAGCATTTATAATAGTATTCATTAA
- a CDS encoding erythromycin esterase family protein, with protein sequence MKQKMGIAIAASMITLAGFTGNIHAASKVGDSLIAPYNSNQKAEQIKWLEKHAMPLKSTDPTASLQDLRPLKDMIGSATIVGLGEATHGAHEVFTMKHRIVNYLTAEMGFKALVLEEGWDRALGLDRYVLTGKGDPSQYLSPVFNTKEIIDLLQWIRQYNADPKHKSKIRIIGMDIQTVNESVYNNILAYIKKYDPKLVTRFDQKMKGLIPVTKDLDTFGGLKKETKARYVSDAKQISALLEQNKHKLNGKSPEFAWIKQNARIIEQFTTMTAAYPDNLEDFYLKHDIAMYENAKWTEEHIGKTIVWGHNGHVSKTNMLPFVYPKMAGQHLAEHYGKRYVTIGTSVFEGRYNVYNTSQQFGPYGILKLDDPNNFNYTFGQVKYDQFFVDLRKASGVTKTWINEQHPIFAGVTTVGPDIPTTVDVSLGKTFDILVHIQKVKPSQLNQ encoded by the coding sequence ATGAAACAGAAAATGGGTATCGCAATTGCTGCTTCGATGATCACACTGGCTGGTTTTACAGGAAATATTCATGCAGCTTCGAAAGTAGGTGATTCTCTTATAGCTCCCTACAACTCCAATCAGAAAGCCGAGCAGATAAAATGGTTAGAAAAGCATGCCATGCCATTAAAGTCAACGGATCCAACAGCATCTCTTCAGGATTTAAGACCGCTTAAGGATATGATCGGATCAGCTACAATTGTTGGTTTAGGCGAAGCGACGCATGGAGCTCACGAAGTTTTTACCATGAAGCATCGCATTGTTAATTATTTGACAGCTGAAATGGGCTTTAAGGCCTTAGTGTTAGAAGAGGGATGGGACAGAGCATTGGGACTCGATCGCTATGTTCTTACGGGTAAAGGGGACCCAAGCCAATATCTAAGTCCTGTATTTAACACGAAAGAAATCATTGATCTGCTTCAATGGATACGCCAATATAATGCGGATCCAAAGCATAAATCCAAAATACGGATCATCGGCATGGATATACAAACCGTAAACGAGAGTGTTTATAACAATATCCTAGCGTATATAAAGAAATACGATCCAAAACTTGTCACTCGTTTCGATCAAAAGATGAAAGGCCTTATTCCTGTAACCAAGGATTTAGATACCTTTGGCGGCCTTAAGAAAGAAACGAAAGCACGGTATGTTTCAGATGCGAAACAAATTAGCGCTTTATTAGAGCAAAATAAACATAAACTGAATGGAAAATCCCCAGAGTTCGCATGGATCAAACAAAATGCCCGTATTATTGAGCAATTTACGACAATGACAGCCGCATATCCTGATAACCTGGAAGACTTTTATTTGAAACACGATATTGCCATGTATGAGAATGCGAAATGGACTGAAGAACATATAGGAAAAACAATCGTGTGGGGCCATAATGGGCACGTGTCGAAAACAAATATGCTTCCTTTCGTATACCCTAAAATGGCTGGGCAGCACTTAGCAGAACATTATGGCAAACGGTATGTAACCATTGGAACATCTGTTTTCGAGGGACGTTACAATGTTTATAACACCAGCCAACAATTCGGGCCCTATGGAATCTTAAAATTAGATGACCCGAACAATTTTAATTATACGTTTGGACAAGTCAAATACGACCAGTTCTTTGTTGATTTACGTAAGGCAAGCGGAGTGACTAAAACTTGGATAAACGAGCAACATCCTATTTTTGCCGGAGTAACAACGGTAGGTCCAGATATCCCAACGACTGTTGATGTATCATTAGGTAAAACATTTGACATCCTCGTTCACATTCAGAAAGTGAAGCCCTCTCAACTGAATCAATAA
- a CDS encoding helix-turn-helix transcriptional regulator, with protein MVKQWYWYDWLMFIIRLISSISLVFTTISLQQYFTLPIVVLVLWQLIAFSVPWLCLQLNYKYYLFTEIVISGGLCLYLASFFPQAYLAFLLYAFFIAAHSAHRTYLWSGPVTILLLPAIIKQLAEQSEYWVMAVHIGLAYIFGFSFHLLVLNHRQGETIREQNAVLEQYLSQIERITLAEERSRLSKELHDTVGHAYTSLIMGLETLRPQMATDTGTESLDSLLNLARQNMEEVRGYVHQIESPHETLPLLQSLRKLAEEFQEHAKVPVTFHAYGEEYPVMKQAKTALYRCLQESLTNAVRHGHSTEIKVSVHFEPQQTRLEIQDNGRGMEHGREGFGLNAMKERAMILQGYVAVYTERGEGTLVTCTLPRQTELKDEVIRLLVVDDHPVIRESLRTLLEEQQDFQVVGTAEDGEQAIELCRQVRPQLVLMDVEMPNVDGISASRTIKESWPHIRILILTTFEDTKQAMEAMRSGVDGYLLKSMQPLELAETIRTVHRGGTLIDQGMSHKLFAQLEADNSGDDPSSIKASSPYDLTPRELEILQFVSEGLRYKSIASKLYLSDGTVRNYASSAYMKLGVRNREEAVQKAREAGLLE; from the coding sequence ATGGTCAAGCAATGGTACTGGTACGACTGGCTTATGTTTATAATCCGCCTGATATCCAGCATTTCTCTCGTGTTTACGACAATAAGTCTGCAACAATATTTCACGCTGCCGATTGTGGTCCTTGTCCTATGGCAGCTGATTGCTTTTTCCGTTCCATGGCTTTGCTTGCAGCTCAATTATAAATACTACTTGTTTACCGAAATTGTGATCTCGGGTGGGTTGTGTTTGTATCTGGCTTCATTTTTTCCCCAAGCCTACTTAGCATTCCTGCTGTATGCATTTTTCATTGCTGCCCATAGCGCGCATAGGACCTATCTCTGGTCAGGGCCAGTAACCATCTTGCTCCTGCCAGCCATAATCAAGCAGCTTGCAGAGCAGAGTGAATACTGGGTCATGGCCGTTCACATCGGGCTGGCGTATATCTTCGGATTCTCCTTCCATTTACTCGTGCTCAATCATCGTCAAGGCGAAACGATTCGCGAGCAAAATGCGGTGTTGGAGCAGTACCTGTCCCAAATCGAGCGTATCACGCTTGCCGAAGAACGGAGCCGGCTGTCCAAAGAGCTTCATGATACCGTCGGTCATGCCTACACTTCGCTCATTATGGGATTGGAAACGTTGCGTCCTCAGATGGCAACGGATACGGGAACCGAAAGTCTCGATTCCCTATTGAACCTGGCCCGCCAAAATATGGAGGAGGTCAGAGGCTACGTGCATCAAATCGAATCGCCGCATGAGACTCTCCCGCTGCTTCAGTCTTTGAGGAAGCTGGCGGAGGAGTTTCAGGAACATGCCAAGGTGCCGGTTACTTTCCATGCCTACGGGGAGGAATACCCTGTAATGAAGCAAGCGAAGACAGCGCTCTACCGCTGCCTGCAAGAGTCGTTGACGAATGCCGTGCGCCATGGACACTCGACAGAGATTAAGGTTTCCGTGCATTTCGAGCCCCAACAGACGAGACTGGAAATTCAAGATAACGGCCGCGGGATGGAGCATGGAAGGGAGGGCTTTGGCCTCAACGCCATGAAGGAGCGGGCGATGATTTTGCAAGGCTATGTGGCCGTCTATACGGAGCGGGGAGAAGGCACTCTCGTTACCTGCACGCTACCCAGACAAACGGAGCTTAAGGATGAAGTCATCCGCCTGTTGGTCGTCGATGACCACCCCGTTATTCGTGAAAGCTTGCGGACTTTGCTGGAAGAGCAGCAGGATTTTCAGGTTGTCGGGACGGCAGAGGATGGCGAGCAAGCGATCGAGCTGTGCAGGCAAGTTAGGCCGCAGCTGGTGCTTATGGATGTTGAGATGCCGAATGTGGATGGAATCTCCGCATCCCGTACGATAAAAGAATCGTGGCCCCACATCCGGATTCTGATTCTCACCACGTTCGAGGATACCAAACAGGCTATGGAGGCAATGCGAAGCGGGGTGGATGGATACCTATTGAAGTCCATGCAGCCGTTAGAGCTGGCTGAAACGATTCGCACCGTCCACCGCGGGGGCACGCTGATCGATCAGGGCATGTCGCACAAATTATTTGCCCAACTGGAAGCGGACAATAGCGGGGATGATCCTTCGTCAATCAAAGCGTCATCGCCCTATGATTTAACGCCGCGGGAGCTTGAAATTTTACAGTTCGTGTCCGAAGGGCTGCGATATAAAAGCATTGCTTCCAAATTGTACTTATCCGATGGTACGGTTCGAAACTATGCGTCATCGGCTTATATGAAGCTGGGGGTCCGCAACCGGGAGGAAGCGGTGCAAAAAGCCAGGGAGGCTGGGCTTCTGGAATAA
- a CDS encoding YjdF family protein codes for MKLTVLFDESCKYWIGVIEQEEQGRLKACRHIFGNEPKDPEILEFVSEKMMELMNLTKVGTDAKRSKNTRINPKRLARQASREIAQRGLSSHAQEAIKLDLESRKLQRKVHNRQQNLVENERKYQLRVQKAKKKHRGK; via the coding sequence GTGAAGCTTACCGTATTGTTTGATGAAAGTTGTAAGTACTGGATTGGTGTGATTGAGCAGGAAGAACAAGGACGTCTAAAAGCTTGTCGTCATATTTTTGGCAACGAGCCAAAGGATCCGGAGATATTAGAGTTCGTTAGCGAGAAAATGATGGAATTGATGAACCTTACGAAGGTAGGAACGGATGCGAAACGAAGTAAAAACACTCGAATAAATCCGAAAAGACTAGCTCGGCAGGCGTCTAGAGAGATTGCCCAACGAGGTTTATCTAGCCATGCTCAGGAGGCAATAAAGCTGGACCTCGAATCCAGGAAACTGCAACGAAAAGTGCATAATCGTCAACAAAATCTTGTGGAAAATGAAAGGAAATATCAACTTAGAGTTCAAAAGGCGAAGAAGAAGCACAGGGGCAAATAG
- a CDS encoding TetR/AcrR family transcriptional regulator has protein sequence MARNKYPEETINQILTVALNLFMQKGYEQTSIQDIINELGGLTKGAIYHHFKSKEEILQAVTDHLFQGVDDMLSSVRDDKELNGREKLRKISLVSLDNPAQDELASVAPNLLRNPKMLAALIENIIDKAVPVYIQPIIEQGMRDGSIRTDYPRELSEVLMVLTNIWLNPAIIPASPEVVLRKVKLFDEILKGLGLDLFDEQMIQRYEELLRMSAREVSKEN, from the coding sequence ATGGCAAGGAATAAATATCCTGAAGAAACAATCAACCAAATCCTAACCGTGGCTCTTAACCTGTTCATGCAAAAAGGATACGAGCAGACTTCCATTCAGGATATCATCAACGAGTTGGGCGGGCTGACAAAAGGGGCAATTTACCATCACTTCAAGTCGAAGGAGGAGATCCTGCAGGCTGTCACCGATCATTTGTTCCAAGGTGTTGATGATATGCTGTCCAGTGTCCGGGACGACAAGGAGCTGAACGGACGGGAAAAGCTTCGCAAGATTTCCCTCGTCTCTCTCGACAATCCCGCCCAAGACGAATTGGCATCGGTGGCACCGAACCTCTTGCGCAATCCGAAGATGCTGGCGGCACTGATCGAGAACATCATCGATAAAGCCGTACCCGTCTATATCCAGCCCATTATCGAACAGGGTATGCGAGACGGATCGATTCGAACCGACTATCCTAGGGAGCTTAGCGAAGTGCTGATGGTACTCACCAACATTTGGCTAAACCCGGCGATCATTCCAGCTTCGCCCGAGGTTGTGTTGCGCAAGGTAAAGCTTTTCGATGAAATATTGAAAGGCCTGGGGCTTGACCTGTTCGATGAGCAAATGATACAACGGTACGAGGAACTGTTGCGTATGTCAGCTAGAGAAGTCAGCAAAGAAAACTAA
- a CDS encoding copper amine oxidase N-terminal domain-containing protein, translating to MKKILISISTFMIFFLANVIPTQASGNEVIEHGILKNNRVLIPIRAVSQNMGIDVKWNQFQKTAQLTKGETVITLAVQFKRALVNQDRVDFDAPVELIQNTTYVPLRFVSQTMGADVKWDQKTKEATVILDGKQVVVKLMKPKYQVPTNQRLSDTRIARLSEKLNEASDLSKVKQVRTYFKPYFTDRLIQQIIEQEGLHFKEMNFDMNTATVNYASNTSAILIQSYIPGNILTGELHYVFDREAHIIYANGAWKVDKVSDHLRQIPNMSLEPDLQ from the coding sequence TTGAAAAAGATATTGATTAGCATATCGACGTTCATGATTTTTTTTCTTGCGAACGTCATTCCAACACAAGCATCAGGCAATGAAGTAATCGAGCATGGTATTCTAAAGAACAATCGAGTGTTGATCCCTATACGGGCAGTATCTCAGAACATGGGTATCGATGTGAAATGGAACCAATTTCAAAAAACGGCTCAATTGACCAAAGGCGAAACTGTAATCACACTTGCGGTTCAATTCAAAAGGGCCTTAGTAAACCAGGACCGCGTTGATTTTGATGCTCCGGTTGAGCTCATCCAAAACACAACTTATGTACCTTTAAGGTTCGTTAGCCAAACCATGGGAGCAGATGTGAAGTGGGATCAGAAAACCAAAGAAGCTACCGTTATCCTTGATGGAAAGCAAGTCGTCGTTAAGTTGATGAAGCCGAAGTATCAAGTACCTACCAACCAACGACTAAGTGATACTCGTATTGCGCGGTTATCGGAGAAATTGAACGAGGCATCTGATCTATCGAAAGTGAAACAGGTTCGCACTTACTTCAAACCTTATTTTACGGATCGTCTAATTCAGCAAATCATAGAGCAGGAAGGACTTCACTTTAAAGAAATGAATTTTGATATGAATACGGCAACGGTAAACTATGCAAGCAATACTAGCGCGATCCTTATTCAATCCTACATTCCAGGAAATATATTAACGGGCGAGCTGCATTATGTTTTTGATCGGGAAGCGCACATTATTTATGCTAATGGAGCATGGAAGGTGGACAAGGTAAGCGATCATTTGAGACAGATCCCTAATATGAGCCTGGAACCCGATCTTCAGTAG
- a CDS encoding prolyl oligopeptidase family serine peptidase, which produces MSQTANKFEKEITKRVRMKYLLHLPDQHEKESAIKWPLILFLHGAGERGDDLELVKAHGIPMIAERDPSFPFITISPQCPEDSFWNAEQDGLMALVDEIIANYNVDPDRIYLTGLSMGGYGTWHLAAEYPGRFAAIAPICGGGNPNRVHELIGTPTWAFHGAKDDIVPIAESKKMVDALRENGGKVSFTIYPESNHNSWTETYDNPELYSWFLGHSLMVRK; this is translated from the coding sequence ATGAGTCAAACCGCAAATAAATTTGAAAAAGAAATAACTAAAAGAGTGCGGATGAAATACCTCTTACATTTGCCAGATCAACATGAAAAAGAATCCGCAATTAAGTGGCCTTTAATCTTATTTCTTCATGGGGCAGGTGAACGTGGAGATGATCTGGAGTTGGTTAAAGCACATGGAATTCCTATGATAGCAGAACGCGATCCTTCTTTTCCATTCATTACGATCTCCCCTCAATGCCCGGAGGATTCTTTTTGGAATGCTGAACAAGACGGATTGATGGCATTAGTAGATGAGATCATTGCAAACTATAACGTAGATCCAGATCGGATATACTTGACGGGGCTAAGCATGGGTGGTTATGGGACGTGGCACTTAGCAGCAGAATATCCAGGAAGGTTCGCAGCTATCGCTCCAATATGTGGTGGAGGTAACCCCAACCGGGTACATGAACTAATAGGAACACCCACCTGGGCATTCCATGGCGCGAAGGATGATATAGTGCCCATTGCTGAATCAAAAAAAATGGTAGACGCACTTCGCGAAAACGGCGGAAAAGTCTCTTTCACAATTTATCCTGAGTCGAATCACAACTCTTGGACAGAAACATACGATAATCCGGAATTATACAGCTGGTTTCTAGGTCATTCTCTAATGGTAAGGAAATGA
- a CDS encoding aldo/keto reductase, whose amino-acid sequence MQTVTLNNGVKMPILGFGVYQIPDADECENAVYEALSAGYRLIDTAAGYLNEEAVGRAIKRSGVPREELFITTKIWVQDAGYESAKLAFAKSLKKLQLDYLDLYLIHQPFGDYYGTWRAMEELYRDGKIKAIGVSNFMPDRLMDLIVHNEIVPAVNQIETHPFYQQTESAAFVKEQGVQHQSWAPFAEGRNNMFGNEVLTSIAGKHNKSVAQIVLRWLVQREVVVIPKSVRKERIVENINIFDFELGADDMEHISTLDTRESLFLSYRDPGVAKMMGNWRVEL is encoded by the coding sequence ATGCAAACTGTAACTTTGAACAACGGTGTGAAAATGCCAATCCTAGGCTTCGGTGTCTACCAGATTCCCGATGCTGATGAGTGCGAAAACGCGGTGTACGAAGCGCTGTCGGCCGGTTACCGCTTGATCGACACCGCCGCCGGTTATCTTAACGAGGAAGCGGTCGGACGCGCGATCAAGCGCAGCGGTGTACCGCGTGAGGAGCTGTTCATTACGACCAAGATTTGGGTTCAGGATGCCGGCTACGAGAGTGCCAAGCTTGCATTTGCAAAATCCCTGAAGAAGCTGCAGCTTGACTATCTCGATCTGTACCTGATTCACCAGCCATTTGGCGATTACTACGGCACTTGGCGTGCGATGGAAGAACTGTACCGTGACGGCAAAATCAAGGCCATCGGGGTCAGCAACTTCATGCCCGATCGTCTGATGGACCTCATTGTGCATAACGAAATTGTGCCCGCCGTCAACCAGATTGAAACGCACCCGTTCTACCAGCAGACAGAGAGCGCTGCTTTCGTAAAAGAGCAGGGCGTGCAACACCAGTCGTGGGCGCCGTTCGCTGAAGGACGAAACAATATGTTCGGCAACGAAGTGCTGACCTCGATCGCGGGAAAACACAACAAATCCGTCGCCCAGATCGTATTGCGATGGCTTGTTCAACGAGAAGTTGTTGTCATTCCAAAGTCAGTACGAAAAGAGCGAATCGTCGAAAATATCAACATTTTTGATTTTGAGTTGGGCGCGGACGATATGGAACACATTTCCACCCTTGATACTCGGGAGAGTCTATTCTTATCGTACCGCGATCCGGGAGTCGCCAAGATGATGGGCAACTGGAGAGTCGAACTGTAA